The Methanosphaera sp. BMS genome contains a region encoding:
- a CDS encoding ATP-binding protein: MLNKEDILSNIITEYLTEIPTTINKNTSKKNIKYEYRNEYFDIKEKIDNYLDDTEIHKRFLVLPGIRGVGKTTILYQIYEYLFKEKNVPLNQILYISCDDINNVLECNLREIIELYLKNHHNTTPRMLNKKIFILIDEAQYDKNWAQIGKIIFDKTENIFMIFTGSSALDLEYNPDAKRRYKKIPIPPLTYPHHLKLRYNIQLDTRFKQLKNLLEKGCIEETKDKEIEIKTTLINNIHYMEKDWEDYILHGGYPVNYNETEPLEIRDNLVEIIEKVINTDMEKIKSMSRENQTNANRIIRYLALTNSNETSMDKISKYIHTSIANVKMILETLEKTQIIFHIEPFGTSSKRTRKSWKYYFATSSLKNALINTIGNTSKNKAQYEGILLENFVASNLYQFTTHDKGYALYYDSNKKGNVDFILHNEFIQTIPIEVGRGKKDNKQLTEAIKYYKSEYGILISNKTQEIEKENNIIHIPPKTFALL; the protein is encoded by the coding sequence ATGTTAAATAAAGAGGACATCCTATCCAATATTATCACAGAATACCTAACTGAAATACCAACAACAATCAATAAAAACACGTCCAAAAAAAATATCAAATACGAATACCGTAATGAATATTTTGACATTAAAGAAAAAATAGACAACTACCTAGATGACACGGAAATACATAAACGATTCCTAGTATTACCGGGAATAAGAGGAGTAGGAAAAACAACAATACTATACCAAATATACGAATATCTATTCAAAGAAAAAAACGTACCGCTAAACCAAATATTATACATATCATGTGATGACATAAACAATGTACTCGAATGTAATCTCAGAGAAATAATTGAATTATACCTAAAAAACCATCATAACACCACCCCTCGAATGCTTAACAAAAAAATATTCATATTAATTGATGAGGCACAATACGATAAAAACTGGGCTCAAATAGGAAAAATAATATTCGATAAAACAGAAAACATATTCATGATATTCACGGGTTCATCAGCATTAGACCTGGAATATAATCCAGATGCAAAAAGAAGATATAAAAAAATACCAATACCTCCATTAACTTACCCCCATCACCTAAAGTTAAGATACAACATACAATTAGATACAAGATTCAAGCAACTCAAAAACTTACTGGAAAAGGGGTGCATAGAAGAAACAAAAGATAAGGAAATTGAAATAAAAACTACTCTGATAAATAATATACACTACATGGAAAAAGACTGGGAAGACTACATATTACATGGAGGATATCCAGTAAACTATAATGAAACAGAACCCCTCGAAATAAGGGATAATCTAGTTGAAATAATAGAAAAAGTGATAAATACCGATATGGAAAAAATTAAAAGCATGTCAAGAGAAAATCAAACAAATGCAAATAGGATTATCAGATATCTGGCCCTGACAAATTCAAATGAAACATCCATGGATAAAATATCCAAATATATACATACTTCAATCGCAAATGTCAAAATGATACTGGAAACCCTTGAAAAAACACAAATAATATTCCACATTGAACCCTTTGGAACCTCATCAAAAAGAACACGAAAATCATGGAAATACTATTTTGCAACAAGCAGCCTAAAAAATGCATTGATAAATACAATAGGAAATACAAGTAAAAACAAAGCACAATATGAAGGCATATTACTAGAAAACTTTGTAGCAAGTAACTTATATCAATTCACCACACACGACAAAGGATATGCATTATATTATGACTCCAACAAAAAAGGTAATGTGGACTTCATATTACATAATGAATTTATACAAACAATACCCATAGAAGTAGGAAGAGGAAAAAAAGACAACAAACAATTAACCGAAGCCATCAAATACTATAAATCCGAATATGGCATACTCATATCAAACAAGACACAAGAAATTGAAAAAGAAAATAACATAATACATATCCCACCAAAGACATTTGCCCTGTTATAA
- a CDS encoding zinc ribbon domain-containing protein — protein MVKCPKCGFDSQEGKFCIACGQPLTNIDNQNYYQNPNDEKITFNNQIDNENFQNNLKEDNGNLQNANNPVMNDYTPLRNNPSNLQDNTPIPNNQQTNMPVQTNTQIQKPYDNQGFNNQGYNQANVPINQKSKLVGFLLNFFIPGLGYGYVDKWKEGVMIFVAYFVLSFLGWILLIILIGAIFLLAAFILWIYSLIKTMDMIDKYNNGLPY, from the coding sequence ATGGTTAAATGTCCAAAATGTGGCTTTGATTCACAGGAAGGAAAATTCTGTATCGCCTGTGGTCAGCCATTAACCAATATTGATAATCAAAACTACTACCAAAATCCAAACGATGAAAAAATAACATTCAACAATCAAATTGACAATGAAAATTTCCAGAATAATCTGAAAGAGGATAACGGAAATCTTCAAAATGCAAACAATCCAGTAATGAATGATTACACTCCCCTACGGAACAATCCATCAAATTTACAGGACAACACACCAATACCTAATAATCAGCAGACAAACATGCCCGTTCAAACAAATACCCAAATACAAAAACCATATGATAATCAGGGATTCAATAATCAGGGATATAACCAGGCAAACGTACCTATAAACCAAAAAAGCAAACTTGTGGGATTTCTGTTGAATTTCTTTATTCCAGGGCTAGGCTATGGATACGTAGACAAATGGAAAGAGGGAGTAATGATATTTGTAGCCTATTTCGTACTTTCATTTTTAGGATGGATACTCTTAATCATTTTAATAGGAGCCATATTCCTATTGGCAGCATTCATATTATGGATTTATTCACTGATAAAAACCATGGATATGATCGATAAATACAATAATGGTCTTCCATACTAG
- a CDS encoding helix-hairpin-helix domain-containing protein: MEEYSITWKIMNLFWVVFSFIFLLNGVGIIYAGHKANNRNWLIEGIIYQLFPTSLILLIMIDPNSSFGVTLSGIYLLTWVVCIVRTFFIANNYLKYMKNKNIDMYNSGQINQNNHQTSYNNPNQSYDMTGNVQYNNSPNYNNQNPDIKSNPLTDEYEIIMKSNNCNNPPMENPSKNAAFSRDNQINFDNDNQNTLNNTPDNIPIVNINTATVDEIALLPAMDIQKAEKIVELRNNGEMINSLDDLKRKLDLNDYQVNQMKDYILITSMTQRRIDL; the protein is encoded by the coding sequence ATGGAAGAATATTCAATAACATGGAAGATTATGAATTTGTTCTGGGTCGTATTCTCATTCATATTCCTGTTAAATGGTGTTGGTATAATATATGCCGGCCATAAGGCAAACAATAGAAATTGGCTGATAGAGGGAATAATTTACCAGTTGTTTCCAACATCATTAATATTACTGATAATGATAGATCCGAATTCATCATTCGGTGTTACCTTAAGCGGAATATACCTGTTAACATGGGTTGTATGTATCGTCAGGACATTCTTTATAGCCAACAATTACTTGAAATACATGAAAAACAAAAACATTGACATGTATAATTCAGGGCAGATTAATCAAAACAACCATCAAACAAGTTATAACAATCCAAATCAGTCCTATGACATGACGGGTAATGTGCAATACAATAATAGTCCCAACTACAACAACCAAAACCCTGATATTAAGAGCAACCCCTTGACTGATGAATATGAAATCATCATGAAATCAAACAATTGCAACAATCCCCCCATGGAAAATCCAAGTAAAAACGCGGCTTTTTCAAGGGATAATCAGATAAACTTTGACAACGACAATCAGAATACATTAAACAATACTCCAGACAACATTCCAATAGTAAACATTAATACAGCCACAGTTGATGAAATTGCACTTCTTCCGGCAATGGACATTCAAAAGGCAGAAAAGATAGTTGAACTTAGAAATAATGGTGAAATGATTAATTCATTGGATGATTTGAAACGAAAACTTGATTTGAATGATTATCAGGTGAATCAAATGAAAGATTATATTCTCATAACCAGTATGACACAAAGAAGAATAGATCTATAA
- a CDS encoding CPBP family intramembrane glutamic endopeptidase — protein sequence MNQSQYFEFEDKKYDFPYYKNKEIFSKKTGLIMLFSVILFIILLFGPVKFKSPQEELILFLAMMIPFIIATGGKLGSLFKRPRLSDLKLVVLCVLGDLFLLLLIVIIQSIINTVIPFDITHTTQSFGEYSSITALAFIASLFQIISEELFRVIIFLIMLYLMYRFTKDRKMSIMVAVFISLLIFGLMHANTYGKILFCIFVMGFGTFFTLYPYLKTKNILLSILVHMIYNLLVLIVQTSL from the coding sequence ATGAACCAAAGTCAATATTTTGAGTTTGAAGATAAGAAGTATGATTTTCCATATTACAAGAATAAGGAAATTTTTTCTAAAAAAACCGGACTGATAATGTTATTTAGTGTAATCTTATTTATTATACTGTTGTTTGGCCCGGTTAAATTCAAATCTCCCCAGGAAGAGTTAATATTATTTCTAGCCATGATGATACCATTTATTATTGCGACAGGAGGTAAATTAGGCAGTTTGTTTAAAAGGCCCAGATTAAGTGATCTTAAACTGGTAGTATTGTGTGTGCTGGGTGATTTGTTTTTACTGCTTTTGATAGTAATCATACAAAGTATCATAAACACGGTCATACCATTTGATATAACCCATACTACACAAAGCTTTGGAGAATACAGTTCAATTACGGCACTTGCCTTTATTGCATCACTATTTCAAATCATATCCGAAGAGTTATTCAGAGTGATAATATTTTTAATAATGTTATACCTGATGTACAGATTCACAAAAGACCGTAAGATGTCAATTATGGTTGCGGTATTTATCAGCCTATTAATATTCGGATTGATGCATGCAAACACTTATGGAAAAATATTATTTTGTATTTTTGTAATGGGATTTGGAACATTTTTCACGTTGTATCCATATCTGAAGACTAAAAATATATTATTAAGCATTCTAGTACATATGATTTATAATCTGTTAGTGCTGATTGTACAAACTTCACTATAA
- a CDS encoding potassium channel family protein, whose protein sequence is MQNIKIKKEYLNLLGQTKNITLVILIVLDLLFIILSAVSNFSIHTERLLLVFDLIVCIIIFIDLIYGYKTSNKGLHEYFITDKNIITLISIMPLDLIFFRYFMIFRLFRFLRIIKVVRVWHLKDNGIIRFFVSHQVFNILFILFIVYTALSSILLLFFDPSVSSLGDGIWFTLITSTTVGYGDITPTSTIGRAITIITIIVGVMFVSVFTAYLSSIYDRQSFNITKEQIEEAALKNEEEIKDLKNQINRLEEKIDKLIEKNE, encoded by the coding sequence ATGCAAAATATTAAGATTAAAAAGGAATACCTGAATCTGTTAGGTCAAACAAAAAACATAACACTGGTAATACTCATAGTGCTGGATTTATTATTCATAATCCTATCAGCAGTATCCAACTTCAGCATACATACAGAACGGCTGCTTTTAGTATTTGACTTAATAGTCTGCATTATCATATTCATAGATTTGATATATGGCTATAAGACAAGCAATAAGGGATTACATGAATATTTCATAACGGACAAAAACATCATTACACTAATTAGCATAATGCCATTGGATTTGATATTCTTCCGTTACTTCATGATATTCAGGTTATTCAGATTCTTAAGAATAATAAAAGTAGTACGTGTATGGCATCTTAAGGATAACGGCATTATACGATTCTTTGTCAGTCATCAAGTGTTTAATATATTGTTTATCCTATTCATAGTGTACACTGCATTATCCAGCATTTTGTTATTGTTCTTTGACCCTTCAGTTTCTAGCCTAGGCGATGGAATCTGGTTTACACTAATAACATCCACAACGGTAGGATATGGAGATATAACACCCACAAGTACAATCGGACGTGCAATCACCATAATAACCATAATTGTAGGAGTAATGTTCGTATCAGTATTCACCGCATACTTATCAAGCATCTACGATCGACAATCATTTAATATAACTAAAGAACAAATAGAAGAGGCTGCACTAAAAAATGAGGAAGAAATAAAAGACCTTAAAAATCAGATAAACCGGTTAGAAGAAAAAATAGATAAATTAATAGAAAAGAATGAATAA
- a CDS encoding carboxypeptidase-like regulatory domain-containing protein → MSIDEKMYRTNGFRILGLDIDSSNASIENSIVKIEFYRSTNNFKDYEPLEGVFDKSETVLLLPARPEPSYNEYQNAKNRLYDVERRFMDELFWFWPQTPANRLDEEIVEYLKEDRCEKAIKYWEDRSNTNPINIVAIHNLAVLYHMMALEGFYNGIGDKNLFDDLELSFKYWFELLGLDTFKDYVKERACSINDPRLNEEFIDEVFDKLPEDLLNINYIYIKKYLNLEKMGKRKQKYLYRHIDCIKNSPFDKAVIGRFSSKIIDEIEKTIKESEETSQEGITFFSDEQIKHNRIFKHYEKILPYLKILQQSFEDDVISESVINDSCDFIYYKIPTASNISSMKSSDEEKYSKFIEILESLEEYVTNRKLLEKIQSDLSDLKPLEAVEHDIDFSVCDCDGNALSDVNVSITHIDAHITYTTSTDSSGTCKISKLPPGKYQYRIEKKGYDSDDGTKDVQEDSNLTIRLRKEKPKIKEYSLDININDINGNTLSDVNVSISNIYTDKTYTCTTDSSGFCKIKLPIGKYNYKVQKNGYYSNKGTIDVQEESNLNLRLKKKFLFRRLRMK, encoded by the coding sequence ATGAGTATTGATGAAAAGATGTATAGAACAAATGGTTTTAGAATTTTGGGTTTGGATATTGACAGCAGTAATGCAAGTATAGAAAATAGTATTGTCAAAATAGAATTTTACAGGTCTACAAATAATTTTAAGGATTATGAACCGTTAGAAGGTGTTTTTGATAAGTCTGAAACGGTTCTTTTATTACCTGCTCGACCGGAACCTTCATACAATGAATATCAAAATGCTAAAAATAGGTTGTATGATGTTGAAAGAAGATTTATGGATGAACTATTTTGGTTTTGGCCTCAAACACCTGCCAATAGATTAGATGAAGAAATAGTTGAATATTTAAAAGAAGACAGGTGTGAAAAAGCCATTAAATATTGGGAGGATAGATCCAATACGAATCCTATCAACATAGTTGCAATCCATAATTTGGCTGTCTTATATCATATGATGGCATTGGAAGGTTTTTATAACGGTATAGGAGATAAGAATTTATTTGATGATTTGGAATTATCTTTTAAGTATTGGTTTGAATTACTTGGTTTGGATACTTTTAAAGATTATGTTAAAGAAAGAGCATGTTCCATTAATGATCCTCGTTTGAATGAAGAGTTTATAGATGAAGTGTTTGACAAGTTACCCGAAGACTTATTGAATATAAATTATATCTATATTAAAAAATATTTAAATTTGGAAAAAATGGGTAAAAGAAAGCAGAAGTATCTTTATAGACATATTGATTGCATTAAGAATTCCCCATTTGACAAGGCCGTTATAGGTAGATTTTCCTCTAAGATTATTGATGAAATCGAGAAAACAATAAAGGAAAGTGAAGAAACAAGCCAAGAAGGTATTACTTTCTTCTCAGATGAACAAATAAAGCATAATAGAATATTTAAACATTATGAAAAGATTTTACCTTATTTAAAAATCTTACAACAATCATTTGAGGATGATGTAATATCCGAGAGTGTAATAAATGACTCCTGTGATTTCATTTATTATAAAATTCCAACGGCAAGCAACATATCATCCATGAAATCATCTGATGAAGAGAAGTATTCTAAATTTATCGAAATACTTGAAAGTTTAGAGGAATACGTGACAAATAGGAAGTTATTAGAAAAGATTCAATCGGATCTTTCTGATTTAAAACCTTTGGAAGCAGTTGAACATGACATTGATTTCAGTGTTTGTGATTGTGATGGAAATGCCTTAAGTGATGTGAATGTAAGCATTACCCATATCGATGCACATATAACATACACTACCTCAACCGACTCCTCAGGAACCTGCAAAATCAGCAAGTTACCTCCGGGAAAATACCAGTACCGTATTGAAAAAAAGGGATATGATTCCGATGACGGAACAAAAGATGTTCAAGAGGATTCAAATCTAACCATTAGACTCAGAAAAGAAAAACCTAAAATAAAGGAGTATTCACTCGATATTAACATTAATGATATAAACGGCAATACATTAAGTGATGTGAATGTAAGCATAAGCAATATCTACACAGATAAAACATACACTTGCACAACTGATTCATCCGGATTTTGCAAGATAAAACTACCCATAGGCAAATATAACTATAAAGTTCAAAAAAACGGATACTATTCAAATAAGGGGACAATAGATGTTCAAGAGGAGTCAAACCTAAATCTCAGACTTAAAAAAAAATTTCTATTTCGTCGTTTAAGAATGAAGTAA
- a CDS encoding Hsp70 family protein, translating into MTNNSEELRTRKINYGIDLGTTTSIISHCQGNDTPIIPNLISGRNYTPSAVAIDEEGHIDVGESAKRLSLYDDSNAYAEFKINMGMDKKYHFEDADMDMLPEELSAEVLKELKNSVLDQIGREITSAVITVPADFGLIKVNATRKAAELAGFKYTPIIMEPVAAAYAYSNYLKDDGTWMIYDLGGGTFDVSIVKLENDEFKNLSHSGDERLGGNLIDWDIVEKIFAKKIRDDLGLEDLYRKESKYKRVFAKLKGAAEEGKKYLSNSDKAKIFVENLLVHDDENYDFKYTLTRDELEKIMIPYLKRTINHCNDALKKARLTADKIDYIILVGGSTLSPVIRETIEETFNIPLKYDIDPITVVAKGAALYAGSMIDPVLDIKTDNFGLELNYKGIGPINENLIVRGKVLSNKVETFEGFEIESINVKTKRSTGKISVQDDGSFVFKLHPEDEINKYSIKVYDSTGALVEIDEDSANSIEYKMGHDQIIILPHTLGLGLADDSLFVLAKEGSVLPYHTMEVFKTTSKVTAGDEDSYISIPLYNGTARRASNNLLVGELLIGGEKVKNSIPKHSEITITVDIDRSRDMKFDVFILDTGERFEFDIHEYDTLDDPEMIKDKFKDTLNKYEIIKSKCNRMDVNDKIDAYLNQIEEENLIGNISDFIERSENDEDAIYQADKLIKKFNELLINIESYFGQKDKIRDIRYFKRYVEGIVDEKGNYEHKEKFERISNQLDEAIDNNDYIKIDRLENALREVKDDLMDPCEQNKIALNSLMLYGDFNEEDEELVNELKEEGRKAIANNNCSRIYDIAVQLDNLRIKDDEDNEEDKFYENRLQKN; encoded by the coding sequence ATGACAAATAACTCTGAAGAATTAAGAACAAGAAAAATAAATTATGGAATAGACTTAGGAACAACAACCTCCATCATTTCCCATTGTCAAGGTAATGATACTCCAATAATTCCAAATCTGATTAGTGGTAGAAATTATACTCCTTCTGCTGTTGCAATTGATGAAGAAGGCCATATTGATGTTGGTGAATCAGCAAAAAGACTATCATTATACGATGATTCAAACGCCTATGCAGAATTCAAAATAAATATGGGTATGGATAAGAAATATCATTTTGAAGATGCGGATATGGACATGTTACCTGAAGAATTATCTGCGGAAGTCTTAAAGGAATTAAAAAATTCCGTTTTAGATCAGATAGGCCGGGAAATAACCTCCGCGGTTATTACAGTTCCTGCAGATTTTGGATTGATTAAAGTCAATGCAACAAGAAAAGCGGCCGAACTGGCAGGTTTTAAATATACTCCAATAATAATGGAACCTGTAGCGGCTGCCTATGCATACTCCAATTATTTGAAAGATGATGGAACATGGATGATATATGATTTAGGTGGAGGTACATTTGACGTATCTATCGTAAAGTTAGAAAATGACGAATTTAAAAATTTATCACACTCCGGTGATGAACGTCTTGGTGGAAATTTAATAGATTGGGATATCGTAGAAAAGATTTTCGCCAAAAAGATACGTGACGACTTAGGCCTTGAAGATTTATATAGAAAAGAATCCAAATACAAAAGAGTATTTGCAAAACTTAAGGGTGCTGCCGAAGAGGGTAAAAAATATCTGTCTAATTCAGATAAGGCAAAGATATTCGTAGAAAACCTATTAGTTCATGATGATGAAAATTATGACTTTAAGTATACTTTAACTAGGGATGAACTTGAAAAAATCATGATTCCATACCTCAAAAGAACAATAAACCACTGTAATGATGCATTAAAAAAGGCAAGATTAACGGCAGATAAAATTGATTACATTATACTGGTAGGTGGTTCAACCCTTAGTCCGGTAATAAGGGAAACGATTGAGGAAACCTTTAACATTCCTTTAAAATATGATATTGACCCAATAACTGTTGTTGCAAAAGGTGCGGCATTATATGCTGGAAGCATGATTGACCCTGTACTTGACATCAAAACGGATAATTTCGGACTTGAATTGAATTATAAGGGTATTGGACCAATAAATGAGAATTTAATAGTTAGGGGAAAAGTATTGTCAAATAAAGTAGAAACATTTGAAGGCTTTGAAATTGAATCAATCAATGTAAAGACAAAAAGAAGCACGGGTAAGATATCAGTTCAAGATGACGGATCATTCGTATTTAAATTACATCCTGAAGATGAAATAAATAAGTATTCAATAAAGGTATATGATTCAACAGGTGCCTTGGTTGAAATTGATGAGGATTCAGCCAATTCAATTGAATACAAAATGGGTCATGACCAAATTATTATCTTACCTCATACATTAGGTTTAGGATTGGCCGATGACAGCTTATTTGTCTTGGCTAAAGAAGGTTCCGTTTTGCCATATCATACAATGGAAGTCTTTAAAACAACTAGTAAGGTTACTGCGGGTGATGAAGACAGTTATATTTCAATTCCATTATATAATGGAACTGCCAGGAGGGCTTCAAACAATTTATTGGTCGGTGAATTATTAATCGGTGGAGAAAAAGTTAAAAATTCCATCCCAAAACATAGTGAAATAACCATTACCGTTGATATTGACAGATCACGTGATATGAAATTTGACGTCTTTATACTGGATACCGGTGAAAGATTCGAATTTGATATCCATGAATATGATACTCTTGATGATCCGGAGATGATTAAAGATAAATTTAAGGATACCCTGAATAAATATGAAATCATTAAATCCAAATGCAATAGGATGGATGTTAATGATAAAATTGACGCATACCTCAATCAAATCGAAGAAGAAAATCTCATTGGGAATATTTCTGATTTCATAGAACGTTCTGAAAATGATGAAGATGCTATCTACCAAGCTGATAAGCTTATTAAGAAATTTAATGAGTTATTGATTAACATTGAAAGTTATTTTGGCCAAAAGGATAAAATAAGAGATATCAGATATTTCAAAAGATATGTTGAAGGCATAGTTGACGAAAAGGGAAATTATGAACATAAAGAAAAATTTGAAAGAATTTCTAATCAACTCGATGAAGCTATTGACAATAATGACTACATTAAAATAGATAGACTTGAAAATGCTTTAAGGGAAGTTAAAGATGATCTTATGGATCCATGTGAACAAAATAAAATAGCGTTAAATTCATTAATGCTCTATGGTGATTTTAATGAGGAAGATGAAGAGTTAGTAAATGAGTTGAAAGAAGAAGGACGAAAAGCCATTGCAAACAATAACTGCTCCAGAATATATGATATTGCAGTGCAACTTGATAATCTCCGAATTAAAGATGATGAGGATAACGAAGAGGATAAATTCTATGAAAATAGATTGCAAAAAAATTAA